In Desulfobacter hydrogenophilus, the genomic stretch AAGCTTTAAGCCTTCAATGTAGTGGGCCGAAGCCATAAGATTGGCTTCGGCTGGCAGGTTGTAGGCTGAATGTCCCCAATATGCATTATTAAAGGGGCCCAACTGCCCGCTGTTTACAAAGGTTTTCAGCCTGGTCTGAATTTCGCTGAAGTATGCTGAGTTCTGGGGCCGTCCGGATACGTTTTCAGACAGTTTTGCCGTCTTAGCCGGGTCCGCGGACAGGGCGCTGACAATATCCACCCAGTCCAGGGCATGCAAGTGATAAAAATGAACAATGTGGTCATGCTGGAACTGACTGCCATGCAGCAGATTCCGGATGATCCGTGCATTTTCCGGAATTTCTATGTTGCAGGCCTGTTCCACCGCGCGTACGGAGGCAAGTGCATGGACATAAGTGCAAACACCGCAGGAGCGCTGAACAAAATGATGTGCATCCCTGGGGTCACGCCCCTGGAGCATCATCTCAATGCCCCGGAACATCTGCCCGGAGCACCAGGCGTCAACCACCTTGCCCTTTTCAACTTCCACCTCGATTCTAAGGTGCCCCTCTATTCTGGTGATGGGGTCAACAATGATTCTTTTACCCATAATAATATCCTTTCGCATCAGATGTGCTGTGTTTTAATTTTAAATGATGGACCGCCAACTAAAAGCTCTACATTTCTTCGTAGAAAGGCGTCATTTCGTCCCAGAAGCCGGGTTCACTGCAGCCAATGCAGGGATGACCGGCCTGAATGGGGAAACTCGTCGCATCGTTAAATTTTGCAGTGGGACAATTATTATAGGTTTCAGGGCCTTTACAACCCATTTTATAAAGACAGTATCCAAGCTCGGCTTCCTTGGAGCCGAATTCCTCGACAAACTCATCGTTTTCATAATGTTCGAGTCGCGGACAATTGTCATGCACAGTTTCCCCATAAGCAAAGAGGGGTCTGCCGTAATCATCAAGTTCTATCTTTTCGTTGTCTAAATACTTGAGGATGGTACCAAGCAAATTTAAGGGATTGAAAGGACAACCGGGCAGGTTAATGGTATCAATGCCGATGGCATCTTTTACGCCTTTATACCCGCCGGGATTGGGAGCAGCAGCAGCTATACCGCCGTATGCGGAGCAACTCCCCACACAGATGGTTGCGGCAGCTTTGGGGATGACTTCCCGGGCAATTTCAAGGAATGTTTTTCCGGAAACCTTGCCGTATGAACCGTTGTAACTGGTTCCAACGGCACCTTCCACAATACAGAGAAATTTGCCTTTGTACTTCTCAACAGCATCGTGCAGGCTTTTTTCTGCCTGCTCACCAGCCGCAGCCATAAGGGTTTCATGGTATTCTACGGAAATGGTTTCCAGGATGATGCCACCCACATCCGGGGTCCTTAAAAATGCTTCCGAACATCCGGTACATTCAGAAAAATGTAGCCACACCACCGGGGGACGTATCGCAGCTGCTTTTTCAATCTTCGCGGCCACCTGTCCCACAAGGGAGTATGACAAGCCCATGGTCGCAGTCAGGGCCGTGCAGTACTTGAGAAAATCTCTTCTTGAGACCCCTTTTGATTCTAATACTTCATAAAATTTCTTGCTGGAATTTGTTTCCATAATACCTCCATTATTGCTGTTATGATTTCGTATCATAAATTTAATTGATATTATAAATGACCGAATCAGACCTGATCAAATTGATTATTCGGATCTATCGTAACTCCCCATTCGCTTATTTTGAAATCAGAAAAGCCAATTTATAATCATGGGGAGTCATTATTTGCCTAAAAAAAGACAATCCTGAATAATTTTAGTTTTTAATTCTTATATGGTTTGTTTTTTGCATATAAAAATTATGATTTTGCATTCCAAATATGACATAATTTTTCTGAGCAAGAGTATTATAACACAATATATTGTGTGTAAAAATTAACAAAACACTAAAAAAAATAAGCGAATGGGGAGATCGTAACGAAACGAATTAACTATTTCCATCATTATAATTTCATAAAAAAATATATAGAACCTATAAAAATTTATAAATTTTTGTAGGATGAGCCCCGAAGAAAAACCGGATTCCAATTTTTACCAATTGGATATACAAACGCGCCCGAACTTGTATGATCATTGCAAGAGAATTGAGAGTGGAACAAAAAGAAGGGAACCGGAAAATTGTTAAATCCAACCGGGCCAAACCCATACCCCGGAGGTCTCTATGATTTTATAGATAATAGGCGCAAAATAAAATTTTAAAATTGATTTTGCGCCTATTACCTGAATTCCCGGCATAAAATTTGCCTAATCAGCCTTTGCCCTCTGATACATAAAAATCTGCTGAGGTTTGGCCTCTGCAAACCCTGACCTAAGATCATATTTGATGGTTTATTGGCTGGCAATCCTAGCTAATCCGTTTTTTTACTGAACTATACTCAATTCCCATGCTCAAATCACGCCAGATAGGAATAGTTCACCATTAGCGCTCTGCGCATAACTTTTCCAGCCCAAGTTTTCACCCAATAATGCGCTTATCCGGGAGAACAACGTAATCGGTGCAATACGTTCTCAGCCAATTGGGCGAATGGGTTAATCTTACCAAATGAAATGCTCCACCGCCTGCCACTATAAATTAAACGGCCGGCCATATACATTAAGTCCTGCATGACTGTTCTTAACCTCCTTCGTGAGACTGTTTTTCTACGGTTGACCGGAAGATTGTTCTCATCCTGTTCCTCAAGACTAATTTGGCCTATGATTCTAAGGGTGTTGTACGCCAAAAGAGCGAGATGGAGAATCAGGCTGTTGCTGCTAAAATGGCAGCTGGGGAACCGTTCTAACCCAATATCACTTTTAATTTCTGAGTGAAATTGTTCACTGGTTCCATGATCATGGTATAAATTAATGACCTCTTGGGGGCTCAGCCCGGTTATGGTAATCCAATAGGTCTCTACTTCGATTTTGGGAAAAAGCAGGGGTTCTCCTTTTTCTTCATATCGTTCAGTCACTTTGAAGACAATCGGACGTGGCAATGCATGCCCTTTGGGGTCAACAGTTGTTTGCCCGACCCACACACTTTTGTGTTTACAGCGAATCAATTTAACGTTTTCAGTATTCTGAGCCAGGATAAACCAGCCATCCAAAGATTCTTTACGTAAATTGCGCTTAACCAAGACATCAACACCTTCGTATTTTTTTATTATTTCAAAATTATCCTGACTGTCATTTCCTGAATCAAGACGCATAAGAAGAGGTTCTTGGGTGATCTGCCTGGTTAATTTCAATATTTCTTGAATGAATGCCGGGGTGTTTTTTTGACAATGCTGACTGCCTTTTCTAAGCTCCACATTGATTAAATATCCTTCAGTTCCCAGATATCCGAACATCGGTGCATATCCATCACAACCTTTGTATGTCCTGGAAACCCCCTCTTTTTTCGTTTTTGAATTGTCAAAGGGGCTGACATCCAGGTCTAAGGGAATATAATTGCCGACACTCGTCTGAACTGGTGAAATGGCGGGTGCTTTGCCTCGAATCATTTCAACTGAAGCTTCCTTGATAAGTTCATTGGCAGATTCCCCGATCAGGTCAATACGTTCACGCAAGGTTGATTGGGAAGGACAATTGCTGATTCCCATAGCTTGGGTAAAAAAAAATGGATCCTGCCTGAAAATTTCAATAGCGATGTAGTCTGGCTTACCAACACAAATAAGTCCTAACATGGACGAAAGGATCTCTCCATGAGAAATATTAGGATCAACACAATGTACATCCGGTAAATTTTTGAAGCGCTCAGCAAAATTAATGGACTTAAGCAATGCACCTACAGGGAGCAATCCGCTTTGACTGACAAGGTTTTCATTTCCATGTTTTACATTGATAGTGGTCGGCATCGGTCTTCACCTCCGAAGTGAATGTTTTTTTAATGCCATTATATTAATTTTATATTAAAATTTCAATGTGTTATATTCAAAAAAGCAATCTTTATGCCGCTAACTCAGGTATTAGTTTAGAAGACTTTAATAGTCAAAAAATCCTTTGCCACTTTTTCGACCAAGCCAACCGGCCCGGACATATTTTCGCAGCAGCGGCGTGGCCCTGTACTTGGAATCCTTAAACTCTTCATAAAGGACATCCATGATGGCCAGACAGACGTCCAATCCGACCAGATCGCCCAAGGCAAGGGGACCTATGGGATGGTTGGCGCCCAGTTTCATAGCCGTATCAATATCTTGAGCGCTGGCAACGCCTTCGGCATAGATGGCGGCAGCTTCGTTGATCATGGGAATCAATATTCGGTTCACCACAAACCCCGGTGCTTCATCCACCTGTACCGGCTGCTTGCCAAGATCCAGGGACAATGCCTTTACAGCGTCAAATGTCTCGTCAGATGTGGCAACCCCTTTGATGATCTCTATTAGGGCCATAACAGGTGCCGGGTTAAAAAAGTGCATGCCGATCACCTTATCCGGACGTTTTGTGGCCGTGGCCACCTCGGCAATGGAAAGGGAAGAGGTGTTGGTGGCCAAAATGGTTGACGGTTTGCAGATATTGTCAAGTTCACTGAAAATCTGCTTTTTGATCTTCATATTTTCCACGGCAGCTTCCACCACAAGATCGCAATCCTGGGCATCTGCTGGATCTGTGGTGCCTATAATCCGGGAAAGAATGGGCTGAATCATGACCTCTTCCAATTTACCCTTGGATGCCATGCGACTCAAATTTTTAGAAATGATCGAAATGCCCTTGTTAACAAACTCTTGTTCAATATCCCGCAACACCACCATATAGCCATTGACGGCAAAAACCTGGGCGATTCCGGCACCCATGGTGCCCGCACCGATTACACATATTTTTTTCATATAAGTATGACCTTTCATCACATCAGTTGTTATTTAATTATATTTTCCACAACCATGGCCATCCCCATACCCCCGCCAATACACATGGACACAAGTCCTGTGCCATAGCCTTTGCGCTTCATCTCATGGATCAGAGTAACCATCTGCCGGGCCCCGGTGCACCCGATGGGGTGGCCCAGGGAGATGCCGCTGCCCAGCTGATTGGCAAATTCAGGATCAATGTCCAGCTCCATCATGCACCCCAAAGCCTGGGACGCAAACGCCTCGTTCAGTTCAATGATATCCATGTCGTTTATGGACATACCCGTGGACTTCAACACCCGACGCACCGCAGGAATCGGCCCCAGCCCCATATACGCCGGATCCACGCCGCCTGTGGCAAACCCTTTAATCTTGACATAGGGCGTCAGCCCAAGTTCTTTGGCCTTATCTGCGCTCATCATGACCACGGCGGCACCACCATCATTAATCCCCGATGCATTGCCCGCCGTAACGGAACCGTCCTTTTTGAACACGGGTTTCATCTTGGCCATCTTTTCCATGGAGGTTTCCATGGGCCGTTCATCCGTATCGACAATCACCTCGGCCTTGCGGTTACGGGTGGTCACCGGCACGATCTCTTCTTTAAACGTACCGTTTTCAATGGCAGCCCGTGCCCTTGCATGGCTCATGCAGGACAGCTTATCCTGATCATGCCGGGAAATATTATAAAGTTCCGCAATGTTCTCAGCCGTCACGCCCATGTGATACCCGTTGAAAATTTCAAAGAGGCCGTCATACACCATCAGGTCATAGATATCCCCTTTTCCGGAGACCTCCATGCGGTATCCCCACCGGGCACGCGTCATGGCCATGGGCGCGTTACTCATACTTTCCTGACCGCCGGCAATCACCACATCGGCCTGCCCGCTCATGATGGATGAAGCCCCAATGGCAATGGACTTAAGCCCTGATCCGCATATTTTATTCACCGTAAAACCATAGGTTTCCTTGGGTACACCCGCCCGGATCATAGCCTGCCTGCCGGGACTTTGGCCCTGGCCTGCCTGCAAGACATTGCCCATAATCACTTCGTCCACAGCAATGGGTGTGGCATCGGTATTCCAGTTTCCGTAAGCTTCTTCCAGATCGGTCTTACCCCGGTCTCTCAGTTTATCCGGTGCAAAGGCCAACATCTCTTCACTGACTTCGGGCCGAAGCCCCGCCCTTTCCATGGCGGTCCGGATCACAATAGCGCCCAGGTCGACGGATGAAACTGTTTTTAACACCCCGCCAAAACTGCCGATGGCAGTTCGGGCACCGCTGACAATCACTACATCTTTCATAACATTTCTCCTTGCTAAAAAATCCTGCTACTTGCTTCCAAAGGCTGCCTCATCCATCTCAACCACTGCATTGTCAAACGCTTTAAGCGCGTCCAATTTTCCTGCGGTCGTCCCAAGGATCTGGTTGATAAAAAACCGGGCGGTTTTGATCTGTCCGTCGTAGAACATGTTGTCTTTTTTCTTTTTGCCCTTGTTGGCTGTGGCAATTGCGGCCCGCCATAAAAGCATCCAGGCCATGACAAGGTCGCCTGTGACCTCCATGAAGGGGTATGAAAAAGCATAGGCCGTCAAAAATTCATCGGACCTGGATTGGGCCTGCAGTTCGGCAGCCACCTCCGAGTAGGTATTGAAAAAACCTTCCAGCCGGGCGGTGAGATCGTCAAGACCGTCCGCTGCTTTGGCAAGGGCAAAGGTTTTCTTGATTTCCTCCAGAAAGGCGTTGAAGGCCGCGCCTTTTTTCATGGAAAGTTTCCGGCCCAAAAGATCAATGGACTGGATGCCGTTGGTTCCCTCGTATAACATGAAGATCCTGGAATCCCTCAGCAGCTGGGACACAGGGAACTCCTCAATAAAACCGTATCCGCCGTAAATCTGAATGCCCTGGTTGCACACCTCAAAGGATTTGTCCGTGCCATACCCTTTAATAATGGGTGTCAGGACTTCCAGTAGATATTCATAATGGGTTTTCTGATCCGCATCTGTGGACACGGCAACCAGGTCGTGACACATACCGCAGAAATAGTTGAGGCTGCGCAACCCTTCCACATAGGCTTTCATGGTAATCAACTGACGTTTTACATCAGGATGCCGGATGATGGACACCGGTTTTGAACCGGCCGGGGCTTTGAGTTCCCGGGACTGAATCCGGTCCCGGGCATAATTAAGGGAATATATATATGAGGCCGACGCGTTGGCAAACCCCTGGAGTCCCACCATCTGGCGGGCTTCGTTCATCATCTCGAACATGGCGGCAACGCCTTTGTTTTCCTGGCCCAAAAGTGTGCCGATACACCCGGTTTTACCCCCCAGAGTCAGAGAACAGGTGGCATTGCCATGCAGGCCCATTTTATGCTCAATGCCGGTACAGACCACATCGTTGAATTCTCCCGGGCTACCATCTGCGGTCACCCTGAATTTAGGTGCCAGAAACAGGGAAATGCCTGCAATACCTTCGGGCGCGCCTTCGATTCTGGCCAGAACCGGATGGACGATATTTTCCACCATGTCGTGTTCACCGCCGGAGATGAAAATTTTGTTGCCGGACAAAGAATAGGTTCCGTCCCCGTTTGGCTTGGCCGTAGCCGCTACTGCGGCAAGGTCAGAGCCTGCATCAGGCTCTGTCAAAAGCATGGTGCCGGACCATTTTCCCGACAGCATATTTTTAAGGTAGATTCGCTTTTGCTCATCCGTGCCAAACTTCTCCACAAGTTTGGCCGCGCCATGGGTGAGCATGTTATAAAGCATAAAGGAATTACAAGCCCCGTAAAAATACTCATTGGCGGCCATGGCAACGGTATGCGGCATCCCCTGCCCGCCCCATTCGGGATCATCGGTCATTCCCAGCCATTCGCCTTCATTATACGCTTCATAGACACGATGAAAGGCCTCGGGTACTTTTACTTCACCGGCATTAAAAGAGCAGCCTTCGTCGCTTATCGTTTGAAGGGGCAGGATCTCTTTAATTGCAAGATTTCTGGCTTCGTTTACGATTAAATCAACGGTCTTTTTCTTAAACTCGGCAAAACGTTCATCCTTGCTTAATTTGTCCACGCCCAGTTGTTCATGTAATACGAAATCCACATCCCTTCGATCTGCAATCAATTGTGCCATAAGACTTTTCCTTTATAAAAGCTTTGGTTACAAGCGGTCACGGGTGTTCTAGATTTTTACACCCATGGGTCCTAAAAAAAACTGAACGACTGTTCTAAAAGCTTCGGATATGGCAATCAACAAATATACCAAGCAGTCCGATTATTTATTAACCAATTGATTTAAAGTTCTATTTTCCTATGTTAGATCTATTTTAGGGACGGGCAGTCCGATGAAAATGAGTGGCGATAACGCCACGCAAAATAAAAAAAATACAATATAAATGTGAATAATTTTATTAAAATTCAAGGCACTACGAAGACGTGGCCATACTGCCACGTTTTGGGGCTATTCAAGTCCAAATTTTTTCATTTTGGTAAACAGGGTCTTTCTGTGAATCCCCAGGGCAATCGCTGTCCTGGCTTTTTGCCACTGGTTCTCCTCCAGGGCGTTCAGGATGATCCCCTTTTCAAATTCCGCCACAATCCCATTCAAAGGCCCGCAAAAATCCGGAGATTTCCGGATAAAACAGACCCGTTCCGGTCCGTCTATCCTGGGATCAGACGAATTGCCCATAAAATCAATTTTCCCCAGGGTCATGTAACGGTGCAAAACGTTCTGAAGTTCCCGGACATTTCCAGGCCAGTCGTGCCGGAGAAAGGCCTCCATCATTTTGCCTCCCATGGAGGGAATCTGCCCCCCATCATCAAAGGCGGATAAAAAGTAGTCTACCAGCAATGGAATATCCTCCTTACGGTCCCGCAGGGCAGGTAGGCGGATGGGGATAATATGCACCCGGTAAAAGAAATCCTCCCGCATCAATCCTTTTTCCACCAGACGTTTAAGATTCTTGTTGGTGGCAGCCACAATTCTCAGATCAGGTTTAATCACCCGGTTACCGCCCACAGGGGTGTATCCCCCGCCTTCAATGGCCCGGAGCAGTTTGACCTGGAGATTAGTGCCGATATCCCCGATTTCATCCAGGAACAGAGTACCGCCGTCAGCCGTGCCAAGAATCCCTTCCTTGTCCTTTTCTGCGCCGGTGAACGCCCCCTTGCGGTAGCCGAAAAACTCACTTTCTATAATATTTTCACTGATAGCCCCACTGTTGACGGGCACAAACTGTTTTTCACAACGGTTGCTCAAATTGTGAATCGCCCGGGCCACCAGTTCTTTTCCGGTTCCTGATTCGCCATAGATAATCACATGGGCGTTGCTTGCGGCGGCCCGACCCACCAGTTCATACACCGTCTGCATGGCCCGGCTTTTGCCCACGATGTTTTCAAACCGGTAGCGCTCTTTCATGGCGGACCGAAGGACGATATTTTCATTTCTAAGCAGATCCGCATCTTCGCTGATCTTCTCCTCCCGGCGTTTTCTGTCGGTGATATCCATATGGATGGTCTGGGCTTTGACAATCCGTCCCCGGTTATCGTAGACCGGAGACTGGATGGACCAGTACCATTGACCGTCCCGGGGGCTTTTCAGTTCCCACCTGCGCGTCTTTCCCGAAAGAACCTCTTCAAGGTGACACCCGGGACAGGGGGCGTCCAAACCATGAACCACCTGATAACATTTTTCACCCACCCCGCTTCGGCCGGCTTTTTCCTGCAACGCGTTATTCATGAACTCAACCCGGTAATCCTTGGATGTCGTATAGATCAATCCCTCAAAGGTGCGAATAATATCACTGAGCCGGGCTTCGCTTTGCCGCAGGCGGTTCTGGGCAAGTTTTCTTTTTGTGATGTCCATAAACGACGCAATACTTTTACCGGTCCCGGGAATCACGCCCACCTTCATATCGATATACCGGATGTCCCCGGACTTGGCAAAAATCCGGCACTCGTACTCGGAGGGGATGCCGGCAAGACCTTTTCGCCGACCGTAATGGTAATTTTGCATCATTTCATTATCGCCGGGCACCACAAACTGGGACCACCGCATCCGGTTCTCGATTTCGTTACGCTCAAGCCCCACCAGGTCCATAAATTTGGCATTCACATAAAGAATCAGCATATCCGGATCAATGATGATGGTGCCGGTACCGGTATTTTCAAAAACGCTGTGGTACATCTCCTTTTCCCGGGTCAGCGCCAGGAACTGTTCTTCCACGCCCCTGGCCCTGTACAGCCGGTGCAGGGTTTTATCAAGATCTGCCGCAAGTTCTTCTAAAACCCCAATTTCCAGTGAATCAGGCACATACCCGTTAGGGGCATAAAAGACCTGGTACTTGACCCCTTTTTCGCAAGGGTCATTTATGGGAAAATAAAACGCCGTGATCGGGGTCCCGCTTTTCAGACCAAGACGTTTTTGCACGGGTTTGGGAAGATCCGTATCCGTGACCCTCCCCGGGGTTTTTGTTTTTGGTTTTACACACGTTCCGGAAAAAAAAGCCAAATCGTTCACATCCAATCCGGATTCAGAATAGAGAGCAGATTTAAAACAAACCGTATAATAAGGTGTTTGACTTTCCACCGCCCCGACAATGTCATCCAGAAGTCCGGAGGCCTCAGCAGCATACAACATGGCCCGGCGGCACAGACGGGAAAATGTGAACAACCACATCATATCCGCCGGGATCCGGTCTGTTTGCGTCAGTATCTCATGTCCGGCCTGATCCGGGTTTGGTTTTGTTTTCATAGCGCACCTGCATGGATCACACGGTTTAAAATTCAGCAATGATCAGTCCATAAAAACAAGAACATAGTGAATATGAGTAGATGAGTCAAATTCAAAAAAACAGACAACAATTATAAAGTAGGCCGGTTCGCAATTGTGTGGTGGTCCACGAAGGATTTATTTGCCGGGCATGGAATTCCTGAATTCCGAACGTTTACAAAACCGTCTATGGATGATATGAGTGATTTAGTCTAAATATAAACATTTTTTATCCGGGACGATCTCAATGCGAACTAAATTCTTAGGATTGTCAGTTCTGTATATTTTTCTTGTTTTTTTATTCCCTTTCTTTGTCTGTGCAGAAATGTCCTGTGAAAAAACCGTGACAGTCATCGTTGTGAAACAAGATAATTTGGTTAATATCTGCAAAACCTGGCTTGAAAATCCCCAGGCATGGAACGCTGTCGCCGAATTTAACCGTCTTGAAAATCCCCATCTGATCTATCCGGGCCAATGCTTGAAGATCCCGGCAAATCTACTCAAGGGTGTTCCCATGGACGGGACAATTACCTTTCTCAAAGGGCAGGTAACCTCAGCGCGTCCCGGGGCCTTGGACCGGGTATCCTTGAAAAAAGGAGATATCATCAACCAGGGATCGGAGATTGAAACCGGAAACGACAGTGTGGTGGAAATTACCTTTGAAGACGGCAGTTCTTTTTTCCTCAGACCCAACACCCGGGTTGGTATTCGCACCGCCCGGCAAAAAAAACCTATTATATGATCCGGAAACTCTTCGTGCCCGCCGGAAGAACCCTGATGAAAATAAAAAAAGGCACGGGCCAGGACTCCCGGTTTGAAATTTATACACCTTCGTCTATTTCTGCTGCCCGGGGAACCCGGTTCAGGGTTTCCGTTGACGGGGAAGACGTTACCCGGACCGAGGTTCTGGATGGGGTGGTTGGGGTAACTGGCCGTGGAAAAGAGGTGGTCCTGGACCCGGGAGAGGGCACATGGGTCAAACGAGGAAGGAGCCCTGTGGCACCTGAAACCTTGCTGTTGCCGCCTGCTTTGAAAGCGTTGGCCCCCCTTTACCAGCGCCTGCCGGTTCAATTCGACCTGGACCCGGTTGAAAAGGCCGTGTCCTGCCGGGTCATTTTGGCAAAGGATCCGGATATGAAAGATGTCGTAAAAGAGGATGTTGTAAAACGGGGGGATCCGGTTCCCCAGGCCATGTTGTTAGACAGCAGGTATTATTGCCAAGTCCTGAGCATTAACGCGGCCGGCCTTGAAGGGATTCCTTCCCGGGCCGTACCTTTTGAAGTCAGGATCAACCCGTTGCCGCCTTTTATTCAACGGCCCCTGGACGGTAGTGAAGTAAAAACGGATTCTGTTGAACTGGAGTGGTTAAAAGTCGGTGACGCGGCGTCATACCAGGTTCAGGTATCCCGGCAGCCCGATTTTAAGGATTTTTACAAACGGGTTGACGGCATAAAATCAAATGGCCAGTCCATTGATCTGGACGGCTACGGAGATTATTATTTCAGGGTCCGGTCCATTGCCGGGGACGGGTTTGAGGGGCTTTGGTCCGATAGGGTACACTTTTCTTTTGTTGCGCCTCCAAAATCACCTTCCGCAGAGGCGCCCACAATGGATGAGGACTCTATTTCACTCCGCTGGCAGGACCTTGGCCCGGGCATGAGCTATCAGTTTCAAATGGCAAAAGACCCCGTTTTCACACAACTTCTTATTGATAAAAACACGAAACAAGCTAACATCACCTTTGACAAACCTGAAGACGGCGGAACCTATTTTGTACGGATCAAAGCCATTGATGCGGAAGGCTATGAAGGTGAATTTTCCCCTGCTCAGACCTTTGAAATTGAAAAGTTTCCATATATAGAAGCAGGGGTCATTGCCACATGGCTGCTGGGGGCATTGTTAATTATTTTATAGCGCTTGAGCCGGGGTAAGTAAATGGTTAGACCAGATTCACTGGCTCCCGGAATCGTTTTAACCGGGAAAAAACATCACCTCCGTTACCTGCTCATGGGATTGGTCTGTCTTTTGGTGGTCGGTCTGGTGGATACCATGGGCTTTTTTAGGGGCATGGATTTTTATGCCTATGATCTTTTTTTCAGACTCAGGGGCACCCAGACCACGACGGAAGATATTCTCATCGTGGCCATTGACGAAAAAACCCTTGGGAAACTGGGGCCGTGGCCCATTCCCCGGCGCCATTATGCCCACTTTCTGGATCAAACGGATCGGGCATCAGGGATTCTTGGGGATATTATTCTGGCGGAACCCGCTGCAGGTGACTCACTTTTGGAAAAGGCCATGGCCCGGTTTCCCAGGCTTGTACTGCCGGCTTATGTGGACAGCGGCTGCCATCTTATTTTACCTGCCCCGTCCATGGGCAACCCGGCTCTGGGCCATGTCCATACCGAGCCTGGCATGGACGGTGTGGTTCGTGATATTTTTCATACCCTTTTTCTTGACGGTAAAAGACTGCCGTCTATCTCGTCAGC encodes the following:
- a CDS encoding sigma-54-dependent Fis family transcriptional regulator yields the protein MKTKPNPDQAGHEILTQTDRIPADMMWLFTFSRLCRRAMLYAAEASGLLDDIVGAVESQTPYYTVCFKSALYSESGLDVNDLAFFSGTCVKPKTKTPGRVTDTDLPKPVQKRLGLKSGTPITAFYFPINDPCEKGVKYQVFYAPNGYVPDSLEIGVLEELAADLDKTLHRLYRARGVEEQFLALTREKEMYHSVFENTGTGTIIIDPDMLILYVNAKFMDLVGLERNEIENRMRWSQFVVPGDNEMMQNYHYGRRKGLAGIPSEYECRIFAKSGDIRYIDMKVGVIPGTGKSIASFMDITKRKLAQNRLRQSEARLSDIIRTFEGLIYTTSKDYRVEFMNNALQEKAGRSGVGEKCYQVVHGLDAPCPGCHLEEVLSGKTRRWELKSPRDGQWYWSIQSPVYDNRGRIVKAQTIHMDITDRKRREEKISEDADLLRNENIVLRSAMKERYRFENIVGKSRAMQTVYELVGRAAASNAHVIIYGESGTGKELVARAIHNLSNRCEKQFVPVNSGAISENIIESEFFGYRKGAFTGAEKDKEGILGTADGGTLFLDEIGDIGTNLQVKLLRAIEGGGYTPVGGNRVIKPDLRIVAATNKNLKRLVEKGLMREDFFYRVHIIPIRLPALRDRKEDIPLLVDYFLSAFDDGGQIPSMGGKMMEAFLRHDWPGNVRELQNVLHRYMTLGKIDFMGNSSDPRIDGPERVCFIRKSPDFCGPLNGIVAEFEKGIILNALEENQWQKARTAIALGIHRKTLFTKMKKFGLE
- a CDS encoding fibronectin type III domain-containing protein, yielding MKIKKGTGQDSRFEIYTPSSISAARGTRFRVSVDGEDVTRTEVLDGVVGVTGRGKEVVLDPGEGTWVKRGRSPVAPETLLLPPALKALAPLYQRLPVQFDLDPVEKAVSCRVILAKDPDMKDVVKEDVVKRGDPVPQAMLLDSRYYCQVLSINAAGLEGIPSRAVPFEVRINPLPPFIQRPLDGSEVKTDSVELEWLKVGDAASYQVQVSRQPDFKDFYKRVDGIKSNGQSIDLDGYGDYYFRVRSIAGDGFEGLWSDRVHFSFVAPPKSPSAEAPTMDEDSISLRWQDLGPGMSYQFQMAKDPVFTQLLIDKNTKQANITFDKPEDGGTYFVRIKAIDAEGYEGEFSPAQTFEIEKFPYIEAGVIATWLLGALLIIL